The genomic DNA CAAACGAATTGAAAACCAACACACTGAGACCCAGTTTTGCGGCCAACAATTTCGCAATCTTCATCAGAGTTCAGGAATATTGTCGTGGTATGTTTACACAAAAGTGATTTCAAAGGTCATTCCCGATAGATCTATTCCTTTGTGCACTAGCTTGAACTGAAATAGAAAACTAAAGTCAGTTGACGCAGTAAACAAACTTTAATTCACTTCCATACACAACATCGTATCATCCCTCGTTAGGAACAGATAAACACACTTCAATTTCTCTGGACGGTTTCGAATCGCCTAGCTATTTAAATACAAATACTTGTTTAGCATCGCATAGTTCAACTGCTTGTGAAGTATAACTGAAATTCAACCAACAATGTACAGAGGGAAAGGTAAATACGTAACAACCTATACTATTTCTAAATCGTCCAAAATCCGTTTGACTAGAATTTGAAAGAATATGTCTGTATCATTATCTCCTGTCCAGTATACACAGATAATCACCCAGTCGTTTGGTTCCAGGCATAAAGAGCGGACTTGCACTGACAAATTGTAACGATTTCATTCTCCGTCTCTATCATCCTGTTCCGACTGCCACAGTGTTAAATTGTCACGAAGGAGTTGCATTATCAACGTGCTGTCCTTGTAAGTATCTTCTGCTACACTGTCTAGTTCTCCTATCGCTTCATCGAACGCAGATTTTGCCAACTTACAGGCTTCCTCAGGGTCGTTTTGGATTTCGTAGTAGAACACTGAGTAATTCAGCGCCAAGCCAAGCCGTATGGGATGAGTGGGACTCAAGCCCGCTTTAGCCTTCTCCTGAGCCAACTTGTAAGCGTCGTTCGATTTTCCCCCAACTGCTTCCCTCTCCTCATCTTTTTCAATCTCAACCAGGTAGCGATAGTAATCGCCCTTCATCTTCAGGTAAAACACATTCGCCTCTAACTGCGCCGTActagttccttcttcttctttgggAAGGAGGTAACGATCGATCAACTCTAGAACTTcattacacatttctttcaattcacCTTCAATCTTCTGACGGTACTCTTCGGCGAATTGGTATTTTCCCTCGTTTTCCGGTTTATCCTTGTCTGATTTCTGCTCTATGCTTGAAATAATTCGCCACGCAGATCGCCGTGCACCGACCACGTTCTTATAAGCAACCGACAGCAGATTTCTCTCCTCATGATTTAGCGCCTTATCTCCCATTTCTTC from Pocillopora verrucosa isolate sample1 chromosome 10, ASM3666991v2, whole genome shotgun sequence includes the following:
- the LOC131776134 gene encoding 14-3-3 protein beta/alpha-A-like produces the protein MNLIEENIYRAKIAEQAERYEDMVTAMKKVVEEMGDKALNHEERNLLSVAYKNVVGARRSAWRIISSIEQKSDKDKPENEGKYQFAEEYRQKIEGELKEMCNEVLELIDRYLLPKEEEGTSTAQLEANVFYLKMKGDYYRYLVEIEKDEEREAVGGKSNDAYKLAQEKAKAGLSPTHPIRLGLALNYSVFYYEIQNDPEEACKLAKSAFDEAIGELDSVAEDTYKDSTLIMQLLRDNLTLWQSEQDDRDGE